A single region of the Gloeocapsa sp. PCC 73106 genome encodes:
- a CDS encoding HlyD family efflux transporter periplasmic adaptor subunit: MTNNNGSNGKVSQNINVGNGNGKAKPNQTAILPQNPTSRQKIENFEQQVILKQTNFWSRAIAWTIIGVSTFGLLWASFAKIEQVVNAAGQLEPVGTVKEVKPPINGVVKEVLVEDGDQVEQGQVLIIFDSDASEAELVALQEIQRSLTQENQFYRTLLNEAVSESERETAIIRLDLPPEIANLSRNLSELNAENEMLNFYLDPNTVAETALSPTTQARLRAIRAEYSSRSDSSNLEIGQLERQLAQNALQLTDAQAKLATDQQVLAEIKERNRIAIAKAEESLTIDEGILTDIEPLVEEGALARLQLQQQRQQVNDRFKDVVEQRANGTIEYNNQQQQVQTRLAEIDQLLEEKQRLQLAVAQGQADSTNVTALSETNIREQLATNEQRIADLESQLTKLIVENDKNIAENASQISRAEQTLKYQELRAPVAGTVFDLQAFPGFVPQPSQAEVLLKIVPDDSLVAKVYITNKDIGFVRENMNTDVRIDSFPFSEFGDIKGEVIWIGSDALPPDQFNQYYRFPVKIKLDTQYLEINDRQLSLQSGMSVSANIKVRENRTVLSLVTELFTEKTDTLKQVR, from the coding sequence ATGACGAATAATAACGGTAGTAACGGTAAAGTTTCCCAGAATATTAATGTTGGTAACGGTAACGGTAAAGCTAAACCAAATCAAACAGCGATTCTCCCTCAAAATCCCACAAGTAGACAAAAAATAGAAAATTTTGAGCAACAGGTGATTCTGAAGCAGACCAACTTCTGGTCAAGAGCGATCGCCTGGACAATTATCGGCGTCTCGACTTTCGGTTTATTGTGGGCGTCTTTTGCCAAAATCGAACAGGTAGTTAACGCTGCCGGTCAATTGGAGCCAGTGGGAACTGTCAAAGAGGTAAAACCGCCCATCAATGGCGTCGTTAAAGAGGTTCTGGTAGAAGACGGGGATCAGGTCGAACAAGGTCAAGTATTAATTATCTTTGATTCGGACGCTTCTGAAGCCGAGTTAGTGGCACTTCAGGAGATTCAGCGTTCCTTAACCCAAGAAAATCAGTTTTATAGAACTCTTCTCAATGAGGCTGTCTCAGAGAGCGAACGAGAAACCGCGATTATTCGCTTGGATTTACCCCCAGAAATAGCCAATCTGTCTCGCAATTTGAGCGAGTTAAATGCAGAAAATGAGATGCTTAATTTCTATCTTGATCCCAACACAGTAGCAGAAACTGCTTTATCCCCAACAACACAGGCTAGATTAAGAGCAATTAGAGCAGAATATAGTTCCCGCAGCGATTCATCTAATCTGGAAATAGGACAATTAGAAAGACAACTAGCTCAGAACGCACTGCAACTAACCGACGCACAGGCAAAGTTAGCGACAGATCAACAAGTACTCGCAGAAATTAAAGAACGTAATCGAATAGCGATCGCTAAAGCAGAAGAAAGTTTAACGATTGACGAAGGAATTTTAACAGATATTGAACCATTAGTAGAAGAAGGTGCTCTAGCACGGCTACAACTACAACAACAACGACAACAAGTAAACGATCGCTTTAAAGACGTAGTAGAACAGAGAGCTAACGGTACTATAGAGTACAATAACCAACAACAACAGGTACAAACCCGCTTAGCAGAAATCGACCAACTTCTAGAGGAAAAACAAAGATTACAATTAGCCGTAGCTCAAGGTCAAGCAGATTCAACCAACGTCACCGCTTTGTCAGAAACAAATATCAGAGAACAATTAGCCACTAACGAGCAAAGAATCGCTGACTTAGAAAGTCAACTGACCAAACTAATCGTAGAAAATGACAAAAACATTGCTGAAAACGCTAGTCAAATTAGTCGGGCTGAGCAAACATTGAAATACCAAGAGTTGCGCGCCCCCGTAGCTGGGACCGTTTTCGATCTTCAAGCCTTTCCTGGTTTTGTTCCCCAACCGAGTCAAGCAGAAGTTTTACTAAAAATCGTCCCCGATGACAGTCTCGTAGCTAAAGTTTATATCACCAACAAAGATATTGGTTTTGTGCGTGAAAACATGAATACCGACGTCAGAATCGACTCTTTCCCCTTTAGCGAGTTTGGAGATATTAAAGGCGAAGTAATTTGGATTGGCTCAGACGCTTTACCACCAGATCAATTCAACCAATACTATCGCTTTCCAGTAAAAATCAAGTTGGATACCCAATATCTGGAGATAAATGACCGACAACTTTCTCTACAGTCAGGGATGTCTGTGAGCGCGAATATCAAAGTACGGGAAAATCGTACCGTCTTAAGCTTGGTGACCGAACTATTTACCGAAAAAACAGACACTCTCAAACAAGTACGTTAG
- the serA gene encoding phosphoglycerate dehydrogenase, with amino-acid sequence MAKILVSDPIDQAGIDILAQVAQVDINTGLSAAEILKIIPEYDALMVRSGTKVTKEIIEAGTNLKIIGRAGVGVDNIDVPTSTRQGIVVVNSPEGNTIAAAEHALAMMLSLSRCIPEANQSVKAQKWERGKFIGSEVYKKTLGVVGLGKIGSHVVTAAKAMGMKILAYDPFISRDRAEQLGCSLVDLDLLFSESDYITLHVPKTPETTHLINAEALKKMKPTTRIINCSRGGIIDEDALAEALIKDQIAGAALDVFENEPLGESKLRDLGAKIILTPHLGASTTEAQVNVAIDVAEQIRDVLLGLPARSAVNIPGLTPQVMEKLRPYLQLAETLGNLVGQLAGGGIDWLDVKLQGQLATAQSQPIVTASVKGLLSQALRERVNYVNATIEAKERGIRVTDTRDESIEDYSGSLHLKARGATGEHSVTGALLSNGEIRITDVNDFPVNVPPSNYMLFTLHRDMPGIIGRIGSLLGSFNVNIASMQVGRKIVRGDAVMVLSLDDPLPEGLLSEITKVPGISDAYTVKL; translated from the coding sequence ATGGCAAAAATTCTAGTATCTGATCCTATAGATCAAGCAGGAATTGATATTTTGGCCCAGGTGGCCCAAGTCGACATCAATACTGGGTTGTCAGCAGCAGAAATACTGAAAATAATCCCTGAATACGATGCTCTGATGGTGCGATCAGGAACCAAAGTAACCAAAGAAATCATTGAAGCAGGTACCAATCTCAAAATTATCGGACGAGCAGGAGTAGGTGTAGATAACATCGACGTCCCCACTTCAACTCGTCAAGGAATCGTGGTAGTCAACTCCCCCGAGGGGAATACAATCGCCGCGGCTGAGCACGCCCTAGCGATGATGTTATCTCTATCTCGCTGTATTCCTGAAGCTAACCAGTCCGTCAAAGCCCAAAAATGGGAACGGGGTAAATTTATCGGCTCAGAAGTCTACAAGAAGACTCTAGGAGTCGTGGGGTTGGGCAAAATTGGGTCTCACGTTGTCACAGCAGCCAAAGCTATGGGAATGAAAATCCTCGCTTATGATCCCTTTATCTCTAGAGATCGCGCCGAGCAACTCGGTTGTAGTCTAGTAGACTTAGATTTACTCTTTAGTGAATCCGATTACATTACTCTCCATGTACCTAAAACCCCAGAAACAACTCATCTGATTAACGCCGAAGCCTTGAAAAAGATGAAACCCACTACCCGCATTATTAATTGTTCAAGGGGAGGAATCATCGATGAAGATGCTTTAGCTGAAGCTTTGATTAAAGATCAAATCGCTGGAGCGGCTTTAGACGTGTTTGAAAATGAACCTCTGGGAGAGTCTAAACTCAGAGATTTAGGGGCGAAAATCATTTTAACCCCCCATTTAGGCGCTTCTACTACCGAAGCACAGGTAAATGTAGCCATTGACGTGGCTGAGCAAATTAGGGATGTGTTGTTAGGACTACCCGCTCGTTCTGCGGTCAATATTCCGGGATTAACACCCCAAGTAATGGAAAAATTACGTCCCTATCTACAACTAGCCGAAACTCTGGGTAATTTAGTGGGACAGTTAGCAGGAGGCGGAATCGACTGGCTAGACGTCAAATTACAAGGACAACTAGCCACAGCTCAAAGTCAACCCATTGTCACCGCTTCGGTAAAAGGTCTACTATCCCAAGCTTTACGAGAAAGAGTTAACTACGTAAATGCGACTATAGAAGCGAAGGAACGGGGAATCAGAGTTACTGATACTAGAGACGAATCGATAGAAGATTACTCAGGTTCATTACATTTAAAAGCTAGGGGAGCTACAGGAGAACATTCGGTAACAGGAGCTCTACTCAGTAATGGGGAAATTCGCATTACCGATGTCAACGATTTTCCCGTTAACGTACCGCCGAGTAATTATATGTTATTTACTCTCCATCGCGATATGCCTGGTATCATAGGTAGGATAGGCTCATTACTAGGCAGTTTTAACGTTAACATTGCCAGCATGCAAGTGGGACGCAAAATTGTTCGAGGTGATGCGGTTATGGTACTAAGTCTTGATGATCCTTTACCCGAGGGACTGCTGTCAGAAATTACTAAGGTCCCAGGTATTAGTGATGCTTACACGGTTAAGCTTTAG
- the prmA gene encoding 50S ribosomal protein L11 methyltransferase, producing MNISWWEIKILCDPKLEDTVFWRLQECGFSGTATEVKDEFLLICAYLPQSQITPLDLAAIAQWLKEDALRLGLATPVTAWELIPERDWQDAWKKHWQPQPVGDRLLIYPAWLEPPTESERKILRLNPGIAFGTGEHPTTQLCLASLEMHFYDTPSQEQIIADIGCGSGILSIAALLLGATKVYAVDTDPLAVNSAIHNRELNRISPAQMLITQGSVPELAEKMTSPVDGIVCNILAEVIIELIPQITQLAKPTTWAVFSGLILDQIQPVVDVLEEYNWSLTTIWKREQWCCLNLRR from the coding sequence ATGAATATAAGCTGGTGGGAAATAAAAATTCTTTGTGACCCGAAACTGGAAGATACCGTGTTTTGGCGTTTACAAGAATGTGGCTTTAGTGGTACTGCTACCGAAGTAAAAGACGAATTTTTACTTATTTGTGCTTATCTTCCTCAATCTCAGATTACTCCCCTAGATTTAGCGGCGATCGCTCAATGGTTAAAAGAGGATGCTCTTAGATTGGGTTTAGCCACACCAGTCACAGCTTGGGAGTTGATTCCAGAACGAGATTGGCAAGATGCTTGGAAAAAACACTGGCAACCTCAACCTGTAGGCGATCGCCTATTAATTTATCCCGCTTGGTTAGAACCCCCAACTGAATCTGAAAGAAAGATTTTGCGTCTAAATCCAGGAATAGCTTTTGGTACGGGAGAACACCCCACCACTCAATTATGTCTAGCTTCTCTGGAAATGCATTTTTATGACACTCCTTCACAAGAACAAATCATTGCTGATATAGGATGTGGTTCCGGTATTCTCTCTATAGCGGCACTTTTATTGGGTGCTACTAAAGTTTACGCAGTAGATACAGATCCCTTGGCTGTTAATAGTGCGATTCATAATCGAGAACTCAATCGGATTTCGCCTGCACAAATGCTCATTACCCAGGGGAGCGTTCCTGAATTAGCTGAAAAAATGACTTCTCCAGTGGATGGAATTGTCTGCAACATCCTAGCAGAGGTAATCATTGAGTTGATTCCTCAAATAACCCAATTGGCTAAACCTACCACCTGGGCTGTATTCAGCGGTTTGATTTTAGACCAAATTCAGCCCGTTGTCGATGTATTAGAAGAGTACAATTGGTCTTTGACGACTATTTGGAAACGTGAGCAATGGTGCTGTTTAAATTTGCGCCGTTAA